The window ATTCAATTTCCAATTCATTACTTAATCTTAATTATCTATTCTTGTTATACATTCTCTTAACTTTTATCTCTGATAGTCATCAAAAAATAAATGGTTATTTTTACAACATTAAAGATAATAGAAAATACCTATCTCTTTGAGTCTGTCTAATTCTATCTCATAAATGATGACGTTAATTAACCTTAGTAAATGCTAGGTTATTTTCTTCTGCTTATGTATTACACATAAAAAATAGAATGAACAACATTATCAACACGTTAAAAACAGCCATTACTATTAATATCATGAATGATATTTAGACAGGCCAGCCAAGCAATATTAAATAAACTTAAATTTTGTAGGTCTTACCAGATGGATAATTAATAATCAAATGAACAAAAATAACTCAAAGAGGTCATTAAAATTCCATTTATATATTATATTTCTCATTTTATAACTTAAGGGATATTCAGAACTTTCATCTATGGTGAAATATTAATCTCCTTCTTTGATCCCCTCATCAATTATTAACCTTAAGTTAAATTATCATATTTACACCTGTACACTTTTAATGACATTAACATTAAAAAAATATTAATTCTTACATCTCTAAAATAAAGTAATCACCGACAAAGCCTTTACAGCACTGAGCACATCAATTTACGTCACATTTCATTTCAATGACCTTTGTTAACAAATGCTACCGACACTTAACAATTACAAAATATATGATAAGATCATCATCTCAATTTGAAATTATTTACTATATAAAAAACAAGATTGTTATTGAGGTTATAGATGAAAATCTCGAGAAGAAAGCTATTATTAGGGGTTGGTGCTGCTGGAGTTCTAGCAGGGGGTGCTGCAGTTGTTCCTATGATCAATCGTGAAGGTCGTTTTGAATCGACTAAATCACGTGTACCTGCTGTTGCTGGTACTGAAGGCAAATTACCTGAGTCTGCAGATGCAGTCATCATCGGTGCTGGCCTTCAAGGGATCATGACTGCAATTAACCTTGCAGAAAAAGGTCTTAATGTTGTTATCTGTGAAAAAGGTGTTGTCGGCGGTGAGCAATCAGGCCGTGCATACAGCCAAATCATCAGCTACAAGACCTCCCCAGCGATTTTCCCTTTACACCACTACGGGAAAATTCAATGGCTTGGAATGAACGAAAAAATCGGTGCTGACACCAGCTACCGTGTTCAAGGCCGTGTTGAAGTACCTTCTAGCGAAGAAGATTTAGAAATTTCAAGAGCGTGGATAAAATCTGCATCTGAAAACCCAGGTTTCGATACCCCATTACGTACCCGTATGATTGAAGGTACTGAACTGGCTAATCGTCTGGTTGATGCACAAACTCCATGGAAAATTGGTGGATTTGAAGAAGACTCAGGTAGCCTTGACCCAGAAGTTGTCACACCAACCATGGCAAACTACGCAAAATCAATCGGTATCCGCATCTACACCAATTGTGCAGTACGTGGTATCGAAACTGCAGGCGGTAAAATCTCTGATGTTGTCACAGAAAAAGGTGCAATCAAAACTTCTCGTGTTGTTCTGACGGGTGGTATTTGGTCGCGTCTGTTCATGGGTAACTTAGGTATTGACGTTCCAACACTGAACGTTTACCTGTCACAACAACGTATTACTGGCGTACCAGGTGCACCAAAAGGTAACGTACACTTACCTAATGGTATTCACTTCCGTGAACAAGCTGATGGCACCTACGCGGTTGCTCCACGTATCTTTACCAGCTCTATCGTTAAAGACAGCTTCCTGTTAGGACCAAGATTCCTGCACGTATTAGGCGGTGGAGAATTACCATTAGAGTTCTCTATTGGTAAAGACTTATTCAACTCCTTCATGATGGCAACGTCTTGGAACTTAGATGAGAAGACACCATTCGAAGAGTTCCGTACAGCAACGAATACACCAAACAACGAACACTTAGATGGCGTTCTAGAAAGACTGAGAAAAGAATTCCCAGTATTTAAAGAGTCCAAAGTGGTTGAACGTTGGGGTGGTACCGTTGCGCCAACGGATGATGAAATTCCAATTATTTCAACAGTCGAGCAGTATCCAGGTTTAGTCATCAACACCGCAACAGGCTGGGGTATGACAGAAAGCCCTGCATCTGGTCGATTAACGGCTGAATTATTAATGGGCGAAAAACCATTTATCGACCCAACGCCGTACAAACTTTCTCGTTTTAACTAAAAAACGGGAAAAATAGCGATTTTTACTGTGGATCTATTAGTGAATAGTTTAAAGTTAAATGAAAGTTTAATTTTTGATAAAATTAATAGATCCTATTTACTTTGATAATGTTAAGGAGTTTACATGCGCTATAAAACTTTATTGCTTTCTCTGCCTTTGATTTTAGGTGTAGCAAGTGCGAATGCAGCTGATGATGTTAAACGCGTTCCAGTGAAAGGATTCCCTATCTCTGAATCAGTAGAAATCGGTGCGGGCAACAGCCTTATTTTCCTGAGCGGAAAAGTACCTTCTAAAATCTCTGCAGACGCTAAAGAAGGCGTTTTAGAGTCTTATGGTAATACCGAAGCACAAACTATCAACGTGTTAAAACAAATCCAAGCTAACCTTGAAGGTATGGGTTTGACCATGAACGACGTTGTTAAAATGCAAGTATTCTTAGTTGGTGGTGAAGAAACTCAAGGTACTATGGACTTTGCTGGCTTTATGGCTGGTTACAACAAGTTCTATGAGTCTGAGAAAGTAACTAATCTGCCAGCTCGTTCTACCTTCCAAGTCGCTAAACTGGCTAATCCAGCTTGGAGAGTAGAAATCGAAGTGACAGCGGTACGCCCAGCTGCAAAAAAATAAGTTATTCGATAACGAATAACTAAACGATAATGGGGCATAGCAATGTGCCTCGTTATATTAATTACCTTTCTTCTATTGCCATATCTTTCAACATCCTCTCACAGATTGTTACTCTCGTTTCCTGTATGCTATTGCTTAAAGTTCTTCAATAAATAAACGTGCTATGCTGCGATTATCAATCGTAAACGTTAGTAATGGCATAAGACAAGGTAATGTATGATTAAAGAGTCTCTCAAGATCCATGGAAAAAAGCAGTTTGAAATCAAACAAAAAGTGTTGTTTCCACGTAAGTCTAAAGAGATCCGTTACCAAGTAGATACTTTTTTCTTTTTACCTTCATCATTACAGATTAACCCTGACCTCTATGCAGCATCAAACCTCCAGCGCAGCCTAAAGAACTATATTCGGCTACGCCCACCTACAGTAAAATTATCATCACTTACTGATGAAAACGGGGCATTGAATGAGCTAAAGCAGTGGCTACAGCAATATAACCCACAAAACTTACCTTCATTGGACGAATATGAAAATAGGCTAAAACGTTATGCTTTAACGTTCAAAAGAACGATCCGCTTGAACATTAAAATGGTAAGCCAAACTCCCCAACGGCAGACTCCCGAATATTTGACTGAGTTCATGGCAAATATCGCCAAATGTTTCTGTGCTTATCGGGAATTAGCCATTCCGTCAGCCAAAATTGAAGAAGCTATCCATTCCAATGCTTTTTCTTATTGTGACGAATTTATGACGTATTACACCATGAATTATTTGCGTGATTTATTAGCAGATAAACAAATACCGTTACGCGAAGAAATACGTCATTTTTGGTACCAAGAGATGCGTTATTTGAAAAAGCAGTATCCTGATTGTTTTCCCAGTGATGAAACGGATGCTGAATTAGTCACATACCGCCGCAATTTATTGAAAAAATATATTAATCGTTATCTCTATTTAGAAATTCGTCATAAACGGGGGCTTCCTCTTCTACTACACTCTATCTATGGTATTGCAGCTGCAATTTCAATGATTTTCGCGACTGTTATCGCCTTTTTCTGGCAAGGAAAATATGGTGCTTTAAGTGCCAACTTATTTTTAGCGATGATCATCGGCTATATCTTCAAAGATAGGCTAAAAGAAGTTGGCCGGGAGCAATTGTATCGGCTATTCCAAAAATGGATCCCTGACCGCCAATTGCGTATTTATCGGGAAGGTATTAAAGCACCTGTTGGTATCTGTAAGGAGTCCTTTCGCTTTATCAATGAAGCGATGCTTTCACCCGATATCCGTGAAATGCGGCAAAAATCCCATTGGGTTAATTTGGTCAATGTTCAACGTATGGAAGACATACTGTATTACCGAAAGGATGTGCTACTGCATAATCGCCAATCCGTCTTCGAAAAGAACCAATCTTCTATCGCCGATATTACTCGGTTCAATATTTCTGATTTTTTGAAACACATTGATATTAGTTATGAAGAGTTAACCGTCAATGATGATGAGCCCGCGATTATGGGAGAAAAGGTTTACCATATTTACCTTTGCCGTCGCATCACGATAAATAAAAAAACCTACAATGAGCTGGCGCGTTTAGTGGTAAATGCCGATGGGATAAAACGCTTAGAAATGTTGCAATCACTGGACTTGCTGACAACCGATGAAGACATTGAAATTTCACCGCAGTGAAGATTACCCCTTTTTATAAAAAATATTCTAACATTTAATTTTCTAAATCATTCGAACTGTAGCAAGGCGGCAAGAGAAGCTAATCCCTAGGAGCATACAAAAGTATGTGACTAGGGTTAGCGAACGTAGCCAACACCGCTACAGCTCGAAGGATGACGAAAATTGGGAGCATACAAAAGTATGTGACCCGGGGTAGCGAGCATAGCCAACACCGCTACAGCTCGAAGGATGACGAAAATTTAGTAGTAGAGAGCAATATACTGGTCATCCACCCTCTTAATATCAACCGGGGTATCAAAAATATCCTCAATAATTTCAGATTTCATGATCTCCTCAGGCTTACCGTGATAAGACAAACGGCCGTTTCTCAGTGCAACAATGTAGTCAGAATAAACTGACGCAAAGTTAATATCATGGATAACTAAAATAATCGTTTTTCCCAGCTCGTCTGCGGCTTTACGCAGCAGTTTCATCATAATCACGGCATGCTTCATATCAAGATTATTCAATGGCTCATCGAGTAAAACATATTCTGTATCTTGGCATAAAACCATTGCCACATAGGCCCGTTGACGTTGACCACCCGATAATTCATCTAAATAACGGTGACGTAAATCTGATAAGTTTAGAAAAGAGAGTGACTCATCAATTTTCTTTTTATCATCAATGGTTAAACGACCTTTGGTATACGGGTAGCGCCCAAAACCGACCAACTCTTCAACCGTTAGTCGACTCGCAAATTGGTTCTCTTGGCGCAAAACAGATAAACATTTTGCGAGTTTATCACTCGGAGTTGTTGATACATCAAGTTCATTCACTTTGACATAGCCACCGTCATCGGGCTGTAACAAACGCCCGATAATCGACAACAGTGTTGATTTACCTGCACCATTAGGCCCGATGATTGAGGTAATACCGCTATTTTTAATTGTTGTTGTTACGTTATCTAAGACTTTAGTATCCTGATAACTTTTCGATATCTGACTAATTTCAATCATACTAAAACCTTCTTAACACCATATAAATAAAGAATATTCCACCGACAAACTCGATAACAACCGATAATGTCCCCGCCATATTTAGGCCATATTCAAGGATCAATTGACCACCAACCAGTGCAATGACACCAAGTAGAAAGGAAACGGGTAGCAAATAGCGGTGTTGGCTACTGCCAGCCACTAAGTAAGCTAAGTTCGCGACCATCAAACCTAAGAATGTTAAAGGGCCAACCAGTGCCGTCGAAACAGCAACCAAGATTGAAATAAGCAACAAGATAACCGTGACTTGCTGGCGATAATTAATCCCTAAGTTCACCGCATTGGCTTGCCCTAACGCGATAACATCGAAACAATAGCGCATACGCCACAATAAAACGCCCACGACCGCAGTGATAAGCAGCGTGAATAGAATGAGCTCAGGTGTCCCTTTGGTAAAGGTGGCAAACATCCGGCTTTGTAAAATGGAAAACTCATTGGGATCCATTAAGCGCTGTAGCAATGTCGCTACACTGCGAAATAATGTGCCAAGAATAATACCCACCATCAATACTAGGTTGATATTCATTTTAACTGACACAAATAACCAGCGATAAAGCAGTACAGAGAACAGCACGAGTAGAGTGGACTCTAATAAAAACTTACCAATATTCAATAGCCAAGAGGATGGAAAGCTATCGGTATAGAAGACAAAAATGGTTTGTAATAATATAAATAATGCTTCCAATCCCATGATAGATGGAGTCAATATCTTATTATTAGCAATAGTTTGAAAGAGAACTGTTGAAACCCCTGAGGCAAAAGCCACCACGATCATGGTGAGAACAATATAGCCTCGGTGCGGCAAAATGTAGGCAAGATTACTGCCCAAATTGACCGTCATATAAAGAACAATGGATAACAATGACAATGCCAGTAGTATCCATATTCTTTGCAACGGCGTTACCCCTTTCCTAGGCAACGCTATTGATGAGTTAACTTTTTGCATAACGTTGTTGCTTCAACAATAAATATAAAAAAATCACCGCGCCAACAACACCTAAAATCACACTTGCAGGGATTTCAAATGGATAGCGAATTAAGCGCCCAATAATGTCACAGAGTAAAACTAAGCCACCACCAGCAAGACAAATCCATGGAATGGTTTTACGTATGTTATCGCCCATCACTAAGCTCACCAGATTTGGAATAATTAAGCCTAGGAAAGGTAATGCCCCGACCACCACGACCACCACACCACTGATTAAGGCGATAATCGATAAACCGATAGTCATCACTTTGCGATAATTTAGGCCAACATTAATTGAAAACTCACGTCCCATACCGGCAACCGTAAAGCTATCTGCAATCCAGCAAGCAATTAACGTTAATATTCCTACTAACCACAAGAGTTCATATCGACCTTGAATGATGCTAGAAAAGTCACCACTCATCCATGCACCAAGAGATTGCAATAAGTCGAAATAATAAGCAGTAAAGATGGTTAATGCGCTAATCACTGCACCTAACATAATCCCTACCAGAGGGACGATTAGTGCAGATTTTAAAATTACGCGGCGCAATAGCATCATAAACAGCATGGTGCCAAGGAGTGCAAAACCGCTGGCGACCACCATCTTGGTCATAATACTCGCTGCTGGGAAAAGTACCATGACAACCAATAAACCTAAGCTGGCTGACTGGGTTGTTCCTGCAAGAGAAGGCTCCACAAAACGGTTTTGCGTTAATAATTGCATGATTAGACCTGCAACGCTCATCGCGCTACCGGCTAAAATCAAGGATATGGTTCGGGGAATTCGGCTAATAAAAAAGATGTCTTGCATCTCTGGGTCGGTGAAAAGCGAAACGGGTGACACGTCACCCGCTCCAATAAACAAGCTTAATACCGCTAAAACCAATAACGCGATAATTCCACAAAAAAGATAAAGCGTTTTCATCGGTTATTTTGCTTGGCTCTTCTCTAGTGCTGTATTGATGTCGTCCATCAACTGAGAATAAGTTTGGATCCCACCTGCGATATACACGGCAGTTGGGTCAAGGTAAGTAATTTGGCCTTTTTCCCATGCTGCTGTTTTTCTCACTAATGCGTTATCAAGTACCTCTGCGGCTGGCTGAGCATCAGATTTACCAATCGCACTATCACGGTCGATAACAAATAACCAATCTGGGTTCAATTTCACCAGTAATTCTGCATTAACGATATTACCGTGACGCCCTGTGTTTTCAGTAAATACATAAGCCGGTTCGAAACCTAACACATCAAAAATAAAGCCAAAACGTGAGCCTGGGCCATACGCGGAGATTTTACCACCACTGACTAAGATCACCATCGCTTTACCTGCTGTCGGTGCTTTAGTTTTGATACCTTCAATTTTTGTGTTGAAGTCAGCAATCAGTTTTTTGGCTTGTTCTTCTTTACCAAATAATGCGCCAAGCTCATTAGTACGCTCAGTTAAGCTACCAATAAAGTTTTTGTTATCAATGTCTAATGAAATAGTTGGAGCAACACCACTGAGTTTGTCATAGGCATCACGAGCACGGCTACCACCTAAAATCAGGTCAGGTTTAGCATTACTTAATGTTTCATAAGCAGGTTCAAATAATGTTCCGCCATTGACGTATTCAGAGCCGCTATATTTCGTTAAGAATTCAGGGAAGCGAACGTTGGTTTGTGGAACACCAGCAACCGGGGCTCCGAGTGCATCCATGATGTCCAGTGTTTCCATGTTCATCACCATAACTTTTTGCGGATGACGAGGAATTTCAGTTTTGCCTTGGGCATGTTCTACTGTGATAGTTTGTTTTTCTGCAACTTGAGCTGTTTCTGATGTGTCTTTCGCGTTATCACAACCCGCTAATACTAATGCTGATAACAAAGCAATACCCGAAACTAATGATTTTACAAACATCTAATTTCCTCCGTCCATCGATAAAAGTACTGATGATTAAATTTGGTGACCCATAATTTAGCGTATATTACACGCAAATAAGCGCAAATGATATTAGTTTGCATTTGCATTCGCTAAAAAGTTGTTACAACGCACAAAAACATCAATTTCATTCTATTGGTGGATAATTAAGAGAATTGCAAAAGTAAAACGGTAGGGAAAATATTAAGGAATTAAGATGAGGAAACGGTGACTTGAAGATGGATATATTGATAGATGGATATATTGATAGATAGATTGAATTTACAGTTAAACCTTGATGCCCTACTCATTTGTACAAAAGACAATACAAAACCGTAATCTCAACCTACCTATCACCACTAATCATTTAAAAACTCATTATTGTATATCATCCAAGTTCCCATGTTTATTAAGCTGGGAGCTAATATCTTCAAGGAACCAATCGATTGGGGTTCCCATTAAAAATGCAAGTTTGAACAGATGAAACAGGTCAATTTTAATTTTGCCTCTTTCGTAACGCGAGATCTGTTGTTGGCTAACACCTAGCAACTGAGCTAACTGAAAGCCTGTATATCCCAACTCTCTACGCTTTTCTAAGATCCTCTGACCTACCATATAATGGATTTTTTCACTACCATTTTCTGAATACATATTTTCACCATTTATTAAGGCACAGTTAAAATAAGGGCTGCGGCACCTTCAAACTGACCAGCTTGAACTCGGCCATTAGTGCCTAGCACGGCTTTGAGGGTGACCGAGTTTGTTCCACCTGCAGGCACATGGATTTTGTAACCATTTTCCCCAGGTGTATCGTTCCCACCTAAATACAAATTCGCATATAAGCTATTATCCGCCCGTAGATTTACACGACCATTTGTCACGTTAACACCAGTTGCAACCACCAAAACATCCATCGATAAGTTACATGTCACACTAATGTTCACTTGTTTTGATTGGCCAGCGAGATCGGCTTCACTAATTGGGCCAAAGTTGATATCCGGGACGGTATTGTTGATCTTACAAGCTCCAATTGGTGGAGGCGCAATACCACATAATGAGCCGGGAATTAACCCACCGTTACTTGTAACCCCTGTGCGATCTTGGTAAAACAGCCCCACACATTCCTGATTATTCTGTAGCCTAACCCCGGTATGAACAGCCCACTGTGTTGCTGGAGCTGTCGCCTTTGCCAAAACGCCGGGTATATTCTGAACATCAAGCATGTATCGATATCTAGAAATTTCGGCCAACTCGACGGTTGCCGCCCCCGGTGTTCCATTAGCGGTATGCTTATGGCTTATGGTGAGATAGCATTTCGACCATCCGAAACAAGGATTAGGCGTAGTTGGCAATTCAGGGTCCCAGCGGGCAATAACGTACTTATAGTCTGCATCGCCATTATTTGGGTTATTACCGGGTCTTGATTCAGTGATATAGGAAAAAACATAAGCTGATGCAGTAGATGAAAACATGACTGCACCAATTAATAGCGATAAAAATACTTTCATATTAGTTCACAGCCTTATTATTCATAATCTAATTTAAATGTTGCTACAGCACTGTAAGGCCCTACTTTTATTGTCTTATCTGCAATAGCATCCGGTTCACCTTTTAAATAGGCATAGAACCGCAATTGGTTAGCGCCATCTTGTAGCGTTAGCTTCGAGCCTTTCTGTTCAAGAGCCAGTGGTGTTTTATCTGAATTTTGCAGCCCCACCGCAAAACCAGATGCGACACTACTTGTTGATAATGCTAAAAAACCAGGAAGCGCTAGATTCGGAGTTCCAGAGAAAGTGACTTCTACAAATTTACCAATCGTTGTGTCACAATCAGACAGCTTAATCACAAACTCTTTAGGTGGAGTTTCACCATAGGCATAAAAGTTTTTTTCTGGTGTATCAAAAAAATCCATCGGGATGTTTTCATCACCAGGTAAAATAGTGCAGGGTTCCTCCACTAAATTACCGATAATCCTTAAATTATCAGGTACAGCAAAAGCCGTACTAACGTCGATAAGTAAGGCTCCAGCTACTGCACATTGAATTAGTTTGTTCATTATTGGTACTCCGCTAGCAATGTCCCTGTTGCGGTAAAGCCTCCTTCAGGCAACGTAACTCCCAATCTCTTAACTGGAACAACTTCTAAAACAGGCGGTTGCCCATACGTAATCTTTAACGGTTTATTGATTTCAAAGCCTAAACCATTTTGGGTAATACGCATGCCAAGATCTCGGAAATTGGTTTCCAGAGCCGACGTATCAAAGTCGGTTGCAGTTCCTTTGATTGTCAGCATCAAGTCCCAACCTTTTAAATTGTCTTCACACTTCAATGCGTAATTAATAGGTTTCGTGAATCTGACTCCATCTATTTTATGTAAACCAATATCTTTATATTCAATGACGTTGACTTTATCTTCAAAAACAGTGCAAGGCGGTGGAATTAATAAAGTTCCCGTAAATTCCACATCGTTCGCCATCGCAGCGCTAGCAGGTATTACTAGCAGACCCATTATCAGCGGAAATCTTTTCATTATTTTTTGCATTATTTTTCCCTCACTGATAATCAAGTTTGATAGTGACGCCCGCATGAAAAACCCCACCTTTTGTCAATGTTGTGGATAAGTCACGAACAGGTATAGCTTCAAATTGAGGGGCATTTGGGTACACGAACTTGATTTCTTGATTTAATCGAAGCTTGCTTCCGTTATAACGAAAAGCAATCCCTAAACCCGGAAGATCTGTCTCAATTGCACCAGTATCAAAAGATGCAGGAATACCAATCAACGTCATTTTCATTTGCGACGTTGGCCTTTTTTCACAGTCAATATTGTAATTTATGGGTTTCGAATAGGCGTTCCCGTCAATTCGCGTACTCATGATTTCATCAAAATTGACTTTGATGATATTTCCACCATTAATTTTGCAAGGGGGTGGTGCTAAAACAACTCCTTTAATCGGTACGGTTATCATACCGGGTGTGACTGTCGCCCGTGTACTTCCCGACGGGCTAATACGTGAATCGGGTAACCCTGCATAGGAGGCCGATGTAAAAAGTAGTCCAACGAGACATGATGCCAGCAGGTACCGCTGCTTATTTAAATCACTCATAATCCACCTTAAAGTCCATTACGGCGCTGAAACTTCCTTCCGTCAATTTTTCGGGAGTTCTCACTGGTGTGACAAAATATTGAAGAGTCCCCTGCGGTGCATCAAGGAATTGTGGACGACCTCGGCTTCCTAGCCTGATATCTTCTCGTTGTGCGTCAGTCACTTCTAATGCCAAGCCAGAGACACCTTTTACACTTAACATTTCTGGAAAGTGTTTATCCGATACGGCAACAAAGGAAACCGTTATGACGGGCTGCATTGCATCCCAAATCGCTCTGCCCGTTCTCGTGTCTTTCATTCGGCTTTCTGTACGAATGCAATGTCTAAATTCTAATTCAAATGACACTGGTTCAGCTCTATCACCAGGTTTACGGAGTGAATAAGAAGGGATCTCCCCTAGAGACACTTCTTGGCGCTTTGAATTGGTCACATCCATCGTACAAGGTGCCTCGGTCATCATGCCATTTACTGTCAATGTTCCGTGTAATCCATCAATATCCCAGCTACTTATTCCAAAGGTAAACACTGGAACTAAGCTGAATAAGATAGTGCTGAACTGGAGAGTCCTTTTCATACATTGTTCTCCGTTATCTATCCGTCGAAGATTCAACTTTGCAAGTTGTACCTGCGCAACCAAACGTCAATTTAGGCCTTCCACCATAATCATTGATATAAGTTAGAACTGGCTTTGCCCCCATAGCACTTGCGCTACCCTTAAGCATTCCGTTACCTTTTGGTGAGATCATCACAGGCTCAAACTGCTTCACCGTATCTCCTCCCACTTTTGAACTTGCATCCACAATCGTGACAAAGTAAGCAGTTGGATTCGTGACTTCGTAGGCATCACCTTTACGCGTTAACGTAATTTTTTCTTGCCATGGGTTTTCTAAATCCGTACGAGTGGCATATAACGCTTTTGGTCGATAAAACAACTTAATACGTGTTTGTAATGCAATTTGTAATACGTTAGCTTCTTTACTACGTGGCGGAATCTCACGTAAGTTAAAGTAATAAACACTTTCTCTGTCCTGAGGTAATGTCGCGATATCAGGAAGAGATTGAATTTTAACTTGGCTACCTTCACCTGGTTCTACGCGTTGAACTGGTGGTAACACCGTGAGTGGGCTTTCAATTTTGTTACCATTAGCGTCTTCAATCCAGCCCTGCGCAAGATAAGGTAACTCTGTGTTTTCATTCTTAATATTTAAGCTAATGGTCTTTTCAGCCCCATTATAAATGACGCGTGTTCTATCAAGTGCAATAGCGGCCAAAGCCTGTCCACATAGCACTGCAGATAACGTAATTGTCGTAGTAAAAAATGCAATTTTCTTAATATTCATATGTACCAACTATTTATAAAATCAAGCAACTTGGGTTACTCGGTATAATCTGCGCTGTAAGCAATATCCGGTGGCTTCAATAACCAACGCTGACTCGGTTCTACGCCCTGTTTAACGGGTGCAGGTTTGTAGACAGGGGCTGGTTGCCCAACAGGAACAGCTTTTGCAGGCATATATCCAGGTTCAATACCTGGGCTGCTTGTACACGGTAATAACAGTGAGTTAAATTCCGCCGTTTTAATATTTTCTGGGATCTGAATTTTGCATTGCGCACTTCCATCCCAATGCACATCTAAAACTTCATTTGGATTGACACCAGAGATATATACGGAGCCATTATCAGTCACGATACCGAGCTCTCTATTTTTCTCATTTCTCACGGTAGCCCCGAATGGCGGATAACTTCCATCGGCCAGTGCCAATCTCACCATCGTTTTAACACCCGCTAACACCTCAAATTCGCGGTAAGCAACAGCCCCTTCAGTCAACGTAATAGGCTGCGATGTCCGA is drawn from Providencia huaxiensis and contains these coding sequences:
- a CDS encoding fimbrial protein, which encodes MNKLIQCAVAGALLIDVSTAFAVPDNLRIIGNLVEEPCTILPGDENIPMDFFDTPEKNFYAYGETPPKEFVIKLSDCDTTIGKFVEVTFSGTPNLALPGFLALSTSSVASGFAVGLQNSDKTPLALEQKGSKLTLQDGANQLRFYAYLKGEPDAIADKTIKVGPYSAVATFKLDYE
- a CDS encoding fimbrial protein; the protein is MGLLVIPASAAMANDVEFTGTLLIPPPCTVFEDKVNVIEYKDIGLHKIDGVRFTKPINYALKCEDNLKGWDLMLTIKGTATDFDTSALETNFRDLGMRITQNGLGFEINKPLKITYGQPPVLEVVPVKRLGVTLPEGGFTATGTLLAEYQ
- a CDS encoding fimbrial protein → MSDLNKQRYLLASCLVGLLFTSASYAGLPDSRISPSGSTRATVTPGMITVPIKGVVLAPPPCKINGGNIIKVNFDEIMSTRIDGNAYSKPINYNIDCEKRPTSQMKMTLIGIPASFDTGAIETDLPGLGIAFRYNGSKLRLNQEIKFVYPNAPQFEAIPVRDLSTTLTKGGVFHAGVTIKLDYQ
- a CDS encoding fimbrial protein — its product is MKRTLQFSTILFSLVPVFTFGISSWDIDGLHGTLTVNGMMTEAPCTMDVTNSKRQEVSLGEIPSYSLRKPGDRAEPVSFELEFRHCIRTESRMKDTRTGRAIWDAMQPVITVSFVAVSDKHFPEMLSVKGVSGLALEVTDAQREDIRLGSRGRPQFLDAPQGTLQYFVTPVRTPEKLTEGSFSAVMDFKVDYE
- a CDS encoding fimbria/pilus periplasmic chaperone — encoded protein: MNIKKIAFFTTTITLSAVLCGQALAAIALDRTRVIYNGAEKTISLNIKNENTELPYLAQGWIEDANGNKIESPLTVLPPVQRVEPGEGSQVKIQSLPDIATLPQDRESVYYFNLREIPPRSKEANVLQIALQTRIKLFYRPKALYATRTDLENPWQEKITLTRKGDAYEVTNPTAYFVTIVDASSKVGGDTVKQFEPVMISPKGNGMLKGSASAMGAKPVLTYINDYGGRPKLTFGCAGTTCKVESSTDR